ATGCGACAAAGGAATACACCGGCGCCGGGATTTTTAACGGCTATAAGGAATTTATGGGCGAACAATTATTTTACAGTCACACTACGCCCGACAACTTGTATGCTGATTTAAAATCCGTCGGCTTTACAATCGAATCCGCCCTGTACCGCCGGATCGGCGGCGAAACCTTTCTGTGGGTAACCATCGCCAAACCATAATCATTCCATTTTCAATCAAGATGATATCGCGGCGGCTAGGAGGAGGCGACGAGACGTATTGTAGACGCGTGACCTTCAGGTTATACGTTGAGGAAGCCGACAACGACGCCAACAAAGATAGCGCTTGATCGGCAGCGCTTCCCTTATGCCACCTCGCGTCACCTTCAGGTGATCAGGTGGATAGGGGCGCGTGGAATAAATAGAATATACATTGTCGAGACGTATTCGGCTGATGGCAAATACGTCCTTTAAAATGGAATCAGGGCATTTTGAAGATACTGGTGCCTTGCGGCGGCTGAAATTGAAATAATTTTGGGGAAAGCCCCGTGTTCATTTTGATACCGGAGAATTTCAGGACAGTGGAATTACCCATCACATCGTCAAAACTGACCCGAAGAATATGAAAATCATTTTTGGCTATCGTCATTTGCAGATATTGATAGGAGGCGCCCTTCTCACGCGGATATAACAGCAGCAGATAGTTGCCGTTCTTATCCACTGCATCGGGAGCAGCGTACTTAATCACAAAGTCATCCCGGAGCTTTCCCAAGCCGGACAAAAATTTAATTAAGGCCTCGGATTTGAAAATCTTATCAGACTCCTGAGTATAAACGGCTTTATCCTGCGGCAGATAAAGCCATGATTTTTGCGAATTGATGATGAGCTTTTTCGTTTTCGGCTTTTTATAATCCCAGAACATTTGTTTAGGATTTTTAAAATAAACAATTCCCTCTTCCACATTGGTTTTCCGGATGGATTTTACAGTGGTTTCCTGAATAAAATTTGCCTGAAAATCCCGGGTCTGTTCGTAAATTTGCTGCAGCCGGTTCACCGTGTCGTCTATAGGCGGCAGTTCGGCGGCGCCGGCATTAGAGGGTAAAGCAATCAGCAAAAGGGCTGCAAAAAAAACCGCTGCGTATTTTGCCATTATAAATAAGCAATTTTTTTCAAGAATTGTTTTCATCATTTTTTTATTTTTTAATACTCAATAATTTGGCCATAAATGGCACATTTTTTTAATAGCGTTTATATCTTTATTCCGACTGGCCTATAAGTGGCGATGATCTAAGGGCATATTAATAACATATTGATATCATTGCAATATTTTCTTGCTCAAACCTTAAGCAATCCGGTCTAAAAGCCTGAGCATTGCGGACTTACCCGATTTATCAACATGGTTATCAACAAGCTTTTCCACAGGATTGTGGAATACAAATTCAAGTGCCTGTATCCAAGGGAGAAACAACTGAAACGGCCTTGAACTTTGTACTCTGCCCTTAAGCAATCTGCACACGCCAGCCGAACGGATCCTCTTTGATTCCATATTGAATCTGCAGGATTTCATTATATAACTTTTCGGCCAGTGCGCCGGTTTTCCCTTCGTTAATCAGATATTCCTTCTTGCGGAAATAAATCTGTCCAACCGGAGAAATGATGGCGGCTGTTCCCGAAGCAAAAGCTTCCCTAAGCGTTCCCTTTTCCAGTGCATCAATAACCTCATCCATAGCCAGCCGTCTTTCATTCACCTTCACACCCAGATGCGTCGCCAGTTTAATAACGGAATCGCGCGTCACACCCGGCAAAATGGTTCCCCCGAGCGGCGGCGTGATCAGTTCATCGCCGATCACAAAAAAGATGTTGCTGGTGCCCACTTCCTCCACATACTTATTTTCCCGCGCATCCAGCCACAGCACCTGCGTGTAGCCCATTTCGCTCGCTATGCGGCTGGCGTAAAGACTCTGCGCGTAATTGCCCGCCGATTTAATAAATCCCGTGCCTCCCGGCGCCGCCCGCACATATTCCTCGGACACATAAATCTTCGTCGGCCCAAAACCATGCGCGTAATAGGCGCCCACCGGTCCGGCAATGATAAAGAAAAGATACTCCCGGGACGGATGCACGCCCAGGGCGGCTTCCGTGGCAATCATTGTCGGCCGGATATAGAGGGATGCCCCCGATTCTCTGGGAATCCAGTCCTTTTCCAGTGACACAAATTGTTTCAGGGCATCAAAAAAAACCGTTTCATCCATGGGCGCCATGCATAATCTTTCGGCAGACGTCTTCATCCGACGGATGTTCTCCAGGGGGCGAAAAAGATAAATTTCGTCATTTTTTCCCCGGT
The genomic region above belongs to Deltaproteobacteria bacterium HGW-Deltaproteobacteria-6 and contains:
- a CDS encoding branched chain amino acid aminotransferase, whose translation is MKIKIIKALPKYLKPKPDETKLGFGQHFTDHMFTMKYKEGDGWYNPVIEPYQLLQLDPTSMCLHYGQEIFEGLKAYRGKNDEIYLFRPLENIRRMKTSAERLCMAPMDETVFFDALKQFVSLEKDWIPRESGASLYIRPTMIATEAALGVHPSREYLFFIIAGPVGAYYAHGFGPTKIYVSEEYVRAAPGGTGFIKSAGNYAQSLYASRIASEMGYTQVLWLDARENKYVEEVGTSNIFFVIGDELITPPLGGTILPGVTRDSVIKLATHLGVKVNERRLAMDEVIDALEKGTLREAFASGTAAIISPVGQIYFRKKEYLINEGKTGALAEKLYNEILQIQYGIKEDPFGWRVQIA